The segment GGCAAGCAGAACCGACGTGCCGATTTTCTCGAAGTTGCCGGCCTCCGGAATCGCCATGATCGGCGCGCCGAGCGCCAGGCTCGCCTCGCCGATCAGCCATCCATAGTCGCCGCCGCCATGTTGGGTGAGGACAAACAGGTCGGTCACCGGTGCGACATCCTGGAGGCTTTGTACGATGTTCTGCGCTCCTCCGCGCCATTCGATCGATGCCAGGCCGGCCGCCCGGGTCCGCGTTTCAAACACCTCGCGCAACCCTTCGGCTTCCTTGTCCGCGTCCTCGTAGTAACTGGTCATGACGTCATCCGGCAGCGGGATTGCCGCATAGACCGGGATGTTCAACGGAGGAATCAAAAGCATGCCTGTCAGATGTGCATCCCGTGCCGCGGCCAGCCGGATCGCGGCATCCAGCGTCGCCTCGTTCCGGGCATCGCTGCGCAAGAGACCAACGCAAATGGATTGATAGCTCATGTCAATTTCCCTTCATGGTGTCCTCACACCGTCGGCCCAAAGGCCGCGCGCGGCATTGATCCTCCTCAATCCACGGGGGAAATAAAAAGGGCGGCCCCGCGGCCGCCCTTCTGTCGATCGCCTGATAAGTAACGTCGCCGTCAGGCCGCGTCCGTCCCGGCGGTGAACCGCAGGCCGCGTTCCTCGAACTGCTCGACGATGTTGTCGCCGAAACCGGAGAGCTTCTCTGCTATCGCGGGTGTGAACGCGATATCCGTCATGTCGTGGACACCGCCGCTGATCACCACCTGCAGGACACCCTCATCGTCGCCGATGTTGCGAAACGCCCGGCACACCCCCGGTGGCACCGAGATTGTGTCGAATTCTTCGAGCTCGATCCGCTGGCCCCCGTCATCGTTCCAGGTCACCTCGAAACGGCCCCGCAACACGGTAAATGTCTCATAGGTCTGCTGATGGTTGTGCAGTTCCGGACCGGTGCCCGGCGGGCACACGGCGTGCGTCATGGTGATACCGCCGGACCCCTGGATCGGCGCGCCCTGGTTGACCGGCGTGTCTTCCGTACCGCCCAGACCGATCACCGACAGCAGCTCGCGCGCGTAAATCACATCCTTGGCTTCCTGCGGAATATCGAGGCTTTCTGCCGCCCGCAGCGGCTTCAACTCGCGAAACCGGGAAACACGGCATTGCATATCCTCGAGGGATATCTCGATTGTCTTCATCGTGATCTCCATTTTCCTTGGTTTTGCGTGAACCAAGTATGACACGGGTATCGACGGGATCGCGACCTGAGAATCAGGAAGTGGCGTCGGTCAGCCCGGTGCTGCCGTAGAGCCAGGCCAGCCGGTCGTAATAATCATCCACACTCATCGCGCGCATGATCTCATTGCGGACCCGGGCATGCATGCCCTCGGCATGATTGATCAAATCGCCGACCACGCGCGATCCGATCTGGACCCGTGCGGTGCGGACAAGGCGCTGGTCCTGGTAGGCGGTCAGACCGGCGTGAAGGTCCGCCCGGTGGGTGTCGAGCGTATGCGACAGGCAGACCGCATCTTCCATCGCCATGCACGCCCCCTGCGCGTAATACTGCATCATCGGATGGGCCGCATCGCCCAGCAGGGCAACCCGGCCATCCACCCAGTTTTCGACGGGGTCACGGTCACACAACACCCAGACCCGCCAGTCATTGCCGATCTCGATGATCTGGCGCGCATCCTCATGAATATGGGCGAAGCCCTGACGGACTTCGTCCTTCGTGACCGGCTTGCCCGCGACAGGTTCCGGCGCATTATTGTGAAACGTCACGACGAGATTGAAATATTTCCAGTCCGACAGCGGGTAATGGACAATGTGACACTTCGGGCCGGCCCACAGCGTGGCGGCGTTCCAGCGCAGTTTTTCGGGCATTTGCTCAAACGGGATGACCGAACGGTAGGTGGAATGCCCCGACACGCGCGGCGCCCCGTCGCCGACCACATGTCCGCGTAAACTCGACCAAAGCCCGTCCGCACCGATCAAAACGTCGGTCGTAAGCCGCTCTCCGCCGGCCAGCCCGACCGACACGCCTGCGGCGTCCTGAGTATACCCCTCGACTTCGCAATTGACCCGAAGCTCGATATTCCCGCTCGCCCGGCAGGCGTCCAGCAGCACCCCGTGGAGATCGGCCCGGTGAATCACCGCGTAGGGGTTCCCGAACCGCTCCCGGAAGGGCTCATCGAGGGGTATGTGGATGATCTCTTCACCGCTGACCGCGTCCATCAGGCGCAGCATTTCGATAAAAACGGCCTTTTCCCGCGCGGCGGCGCCGACACCGAAATAATCGAGGGCGTGGAACGCGTTGGGCCCGAGCTGGATTCCCGCCCCGATCTCGCCAAACGCCGACGCCTTTTCGAGGACGACGACGTCGAAGCCCTTGTTGGACAGCCCCAGCGCGGCGGACAAGCCGCCGATTCCGCCGCCCGCAATGGCAATTGTCTGGGTATCCATCGCGCGGTCCCGCTACGCGTTGCGATTTGCGCTCACGACGATGACCCGGCGATCGAACACAAAAGGCCAAATGGAGCGGGTGAAGGGAATCGAACCCTCGTATGCAGCTTGGGAAGCTGCCGTTCTACCATTGAACTACACCCGCATTGGGCGCCCGACTCTATAGTCAACGATCCGGGGCCGCGCAACCGCGACCGGGATTCGCACGGCAACAATGTTACGGGCCGACAGGGTGGACTTTTGTGTCGTCATGTAGCCAAATCGCCCCGAAATTTCCGTTGAAACGCACGAATGTGCGTCGCAACACCGGATTCAGGCACAAGCGATGTACGAAGATATCTACGATCAGATGTACAACCAGACGACCAAGGACATCTCGGTCACGGTGACCCCCATTTTTCTCGAGGACCAGTCCGAGCCCGACGAGGACCATTTCGTGTGGGCCTACCAGGTCCGGATCGAGAATTGCGGCCCCGAAACCGTGCAACTGCGGTCGCGTTACTGGCACATCACTGACGCCAACGGGCTGGTCCAGGAAGTGCGCGGGTCCGGGGTCGTCGGCGAACAACCGGTGCTCGAGCCGGGCGAGACATTCGAGTACACCAGCGGCACCCCTCTCGCCACACCGTCAGGCATCATGGTCGGCTCCTACCAGATGCAGACCGATGATGGTGACCTGCTCGAGATCAATATCCCCGCATTCTCGCTCGACAGCCCGCACCAGGTCGTGCGCCCGAACTGATCGCCGCGCCTGCTGCCTTTGGCGGCCAACGCGGCCGGATAAATCGGAACAAACCATGCCAGACGACAAGCCGGGAAACACAACGCCAGCGCCGGATCGCGCCCAGGCCGAAGATGCCGTCCGCACGCTTTTGCGCTGGGCGGGCGATGACCCCGCGCGCGAAGGATTGGTCGACACACCGGCGCGGGTGGCGCGCGCGTTTGAGGAATTCTTCGCCGGCTATCGCGAGGACCCGCTCGAATATCTGGAACGAACATTCGAGGAAGTGGAGGGCTATGACGAGATGGTCGTGTTGCGCGACATCCGGCTCGAATCCTACTGCGAGCACCATCTGGCACCGATCCTCGGCAAGATTCATATCGGCTATCTGCCGGAAAAGCGGGTGGTCGGCATCAGCAAGCTCGCGCGTGTCGCGGAGGCTTACGCCAAACGCCTGCAAATTCAGGAAAAACTGACCGCCCAGATCGCCAACTGCATCAATGATGTGCTGTGCCCGAAAGGCGTCGCGGTCGTGATCGAAGCGGAACATCAGTGCATGACGACCCGCGGCGTCCACAAGCCCGGCGTGGTCATGGTGACCAGCCGGATGCTCGGCGCGTTCCGCGAATCCTCCGATACCCGGCGCGAATTTCTGTCGTTCATCGGAAATATCTCGCCGGGCGCTTCATCCTGATCTGATTCCGGCGCTGGACAGACCACCGGTTTTCACCAATCATCCGCCGCACACCAGCCCGTCGACAGTTTCGAACCACGGGCACTCACCGGGCCACGAGAGATCCAATTGCTAGATTTCCGACCCATTCTCTTCATTCTGGGCATCCTGCTCACCACGTTATCGATCGCCATGTTCCTGCCGGCGCTGGTCGATGCCGCCAGTGGCAACGATGACTGGCAGGTCTTCCTCGCATCCGCGGGCCTGACATTGTTTATCGGCGTGTCGCTGATCCTGACGATGCGCGGCGGCGATATGAAGGTCGGCATCCGGGAAGCCTTTGTCCTGACCACCGCAAGCTGGCTCGGGCTGACCGTGTTCGCGGCCCTGCCGTTCGTGTTCGCCGGCCTGAATCTGAGCTTCGCCGATGCGTTCTTCGAGGCGATGTCGGGAATCACGACGACCGGCTCGACGGTGATCATCGGGCTCGACGCCGCCCCACCGGGCATATTGCTCTGGCGCGCCCTTCTGCAATGGCTCGGCGGGATCGGAATCATCGTCATGGCGATCGCCGTCCTGCCGATGCTGCAGGTCGGCGGCATGCAGATATTCCGCCTCGAAAGCTCGGACACGTCGGAGAAGGTCCTGCCCCGCGCGGCGCAGACATCGACGGCCATCGGGTCGATCTATCTGGGGCTGACGCTGGTCTGTGCGCTCGGCTATTGGCTGGCCGGTATGCCCGGTTTCGATGCCATCGCCCATGCGATGACGACCATCGCAACCGGCGGATTCTCGACCTCCGACAACAGCATCGGCATCTTCGATCACACCGGCATCGAAATCATCGCGATCGTCTTCATGATCGTCGGCTCGCTGCCCTTCGTCCTCTACCTGCAGGCCGCGCGCGGCCGCCCC is part of the Alphaproteobacteria bacterium genome and harbors:
- a CDS encoding universal stress protein, whose translation is MSYQSICVGLLRSDARNEATLDAAIRLAAARDAHLTGMLLIPPLNIPVYAAIPLPDDVMTSYYEDADKEAEGLREVFETRTRAAGLASIEWRGGAQNIVQSLQDVAPVTDLFVLTQHGGGDYGWLIGEASLALGAPIMAIPEAGNFEKIGTSVLLAWTPRRESARAVRDAMPLLQGADRVVVFRVNAEDDGRDVELGTHLARHGVKAEIKHVAAKEVSVGDAVLNAVTDEGCDLVVMGAYGHSRVRELAFGGVTRNVLEHMTVPTLLSH
- a CDS encoding cupin domain-containing protein, which codes for MKTIEISLEDMQCRVSRFRELKPLRAAESLDIPQEAKDVIYARELLSVIGLGGTEDTPVNQGAPIQGSGGITMTHAVCPPGTGPELHNHQQTYETFTVLRGRFEVTWNDDGGQRIELEEFDTISVPPGVCRAFRNIGDDEGVLQVVISGGVHDMTDIAFTPAIAEKLSGFGDNIVEQFEERGLRFTAGTDAA
- a CDS encoding 3-hydroxybenzoate 6-monooxygenase, translated to MDTQTIAIAGGGIGGLSAALGLSNKGFDVVVLEKASAFGEIGAGIQLGPNAFHALDYFGVGAAAREKAVFIEMLRLMDAVSGEEIIHIPLDEPFRERFGNPYAVIHRADLHGVLLDACRASGNIELRVNCEVEGYTQDAAGVSVGLAGGERLTTDVLIGADGLWSSLRGHVVGDGAPRVSGHSTYRSVIPFEQMPEKLRWNAATLWAGPKCHIVHYPLSDWKYFNLVVTFHNNAPEPVAGKPVTKDEVRQGFAHIHEDARQIIEIGNDWRVWVLCDRDPVENWVDGRVALLGDAAHPMMQYYAQGACMAMEDAVCLSHTLDTHRADLHAGLTAYQDQRLVRTARVQIGSRVVGDLINHAEGMHARVRNEIMRAMSVDDYYDRLAWLYGSTGLTDATS
- the apaG gene encoding Co2+/Mg2+ efflux protein ApaG, which codes for MYNQTTKDISVTVTPIFLEDQSEPDEDHFVWAYQVRIENCGPETVQLRSRYWHITDANGLVQEVRGSGVVGEQPVLEPGETFEYTSGTPLATPSGIMVGSYQMQTDDGDLLEINIPAFSLDSPHQVVRPN
- the folE gene encoding GTP cyclohydrolase I FolE; translated protein: MPDDKPGNTTPAPDRAQAEDAVRTLLRWAGDDPAREGLVDTPARVARAFEEFFAGYREDPLEYLERTFEEVEGYDEMVVLRDIRLESYCEHHLAPILGKIHIGYLPEKRVVGISKLARVAEAYAKRLQIQEKLTAQIANCINDVLCPKGVAVVIEAEHQCMTTRGVHKPGVVMVTSRMLGAFRESSDTRREFLSFIGNISPGASS
- a CDS encoding TrkH family potassium uptake protein — protein: MLDFRPILFILGILLTTLSIAMFLPALVDAASGNDDWQVFLASAGLTLFIGVSLILTMRGGDMKVGIREAFVLTTASWLGLTVFAALPFVFAGLNLSFADAFFEAMSGITTTGSTVIIGLDAAPPGILLWRALLQWLGGIGIIVMAIAVLPMLQVGGMQIFRLESSDTSEKVLPRAAQTSTAIGSIYLGLTLVCALGYWLAGMPGFDAIAHAMTTIATGGFSTSDNSIGIFDHTGIEIIAIVFMIVGSLPFVLYLQAARGRPMGLLHDSQVRWFLAIVVAIMSIISLSLFFTHEMPLGAALRTATFNGVSIVTGTGYATAAFDNWGSFTLIIFFVIMFIGGCAGSTTCGIKIFRFQVLYAIATMQVKRLLQPHGVFIPHYNRNPITEEIALSVLGFVFFYILVFILLALGLSTLGLDFLTSLSGAATAISNVGPGLGPVIGPEGTFADLPDAAKWMLSVGMLLGRLELFTVLVILTPAFWRS